Proteins encoded together in one Terriglobus saanensis SP1PR4 window:
- a CDS encoding cellulose synthase family protein: MHVILFASQHGVRRYWRSHYGDHTFQHMYRWNAFDTYMLIPYFLVMVILAFYGIHRYQLVWLYFRNRKNAASWKTPAARFEESELPFVTIQLPIYNEQYVVDRLLDACCRIDYPRDRFEIQLLDDSTDETTEVAAQIVKRYADGFGGLPPQPVHYIHRTNRYGYKAGALDAGLKSAKGELIAIFDADFVPPEEWLMQVIHQFKEVPGHEHIGMVQTRWTHLNRDYSFLTQVEAILLDGHFVLEHGGRSRAGVFFNFNGTAGMWRRETIDEAGGWQHDTLTEDTDLSYRAQLKGWKFLYLQDVECPAELPIEMTAFKTQQARWAKGLIQTGKKILPRVLKSDAPWHTKLEAWYHLTANISYPLMIVLSTLLMPAMVIRSWQGWIQMLLIDFPLFMASTFSVSSFYLVSQKELHPKTWYKTFLYLPFLMALGVGLTITNTKAVLEALFGVKTAFARTPKYRVEKKGEKAQANKYRKRLGIVPWIELLIGCYFAWTVWYAIGSENYFTIPFLLLFVLGYWTTGALSLLQGRFDRLNVGQEMHEKPYPMGI; the protein is encoded by the coding sequence ATGCACGTGATTCTGTTTGCCTCTCAGCATGGGGTGAGGCGTTACTGGCGCAGCCACTACGGCGATCACACCTTCCAGCACATGTACCGCTGGAACGCGTTCGATACGTACATGCTCATCCCCTATTTTCTGGTGATGGTGATTCTGGCGTTCTACGGCATCCACCGTTACCAGTTGGTGTGGCTGTACTTCCGCAACCGGAAGAACGCGGCCTCCTGGAAGACGCCCGCCGCGCGGTTTGAAGAGAGCGAGCTCCCCTTTGTCACGATCCAGCTACCCATCTACAACGAGCAGTACGTCGTCGACCGTCTCCTGGACGCCTGCTGCCGGATCGACTATCCACGCGACCGTTTCGAGATCCAGCTGCTGGATGACTCCACCGACGAGACGACCGAGGTCGCGGCACAGATCGTTAAGCGTTACGCCGATGGCTTTGGCGGCCTGCCTCCCCAGCCGGTCCACTACATTCACCGGACGAACCGCTACGGCTATAAGGCGGGAGCGCTCGATGCTGGCCTGAAGTCGGCAAAGGGCGAGTTGATCGCCATCTTCGACGCGGACTTTGTCCCTCCTGAAGAGTGGCTGATGCAGGTCATTCACCAGTTCAAGGAAGTTCCTGGCCATGAGCACATCGGCATGGTGCAGACGCGGTGGACGCATCTGAACCGCGATTACAGCTTTCTGACGCAAGTCGAAGCGATCCTTCTAGACGGGCATTTCGTTCTGGAGCACGGCGGACGCTCGCGCGCGGGTGTCTTCTTCAACTTCAACGGCACAGCGGGCATGTGGCGGCGCGAGACCATCGACGAAGCCGGTGGATGGCAGCACGACACACTAACTGAAGATACCGATCTCAGCTACCGAGCGCAGTTGAAGGGCTGGAAGTTTCTTTACCTCCAGGACGTCGAGTGCCCTGCGGAGCTGCCCATCGAGATGACGGCCTTCAAGACACAGCAGGCGCGCTGGGCGAAGGGTCTGATCCAGACCGGCAAGAAGATTCTGCCGCGCGTGCTGAAGAGCGATGCTCCCTGGCACACCAAGCTGGAAGCCTGGTATCACCTGACGGCCAACATCAGTTATCCGCTGATGATCGTGCTGAGCACGCTGCTGATGCCCGCGATGGTGATTCGCAGCTGGCAGGGCTGGATCCAGATGCTGCTGATCGATTTCCCTTTGTTCATGGCGAGCACCTTCTCCGTGTCGTCCTTCTATCTTGTGTCGCAGAAAGAGCTCCACCCGAAGACCTGGTACAAGACGTTTCTGTATCTTCCCTTCCTGATGGCGCTGGGTGTCGGACTCACGATTACGAATACGAAGGCCGTGCTGGAAGCGCTCTTCGGTGTGAAGACCGCCTTTGCGCGCACGCCGAAGTATCGTGTTGAGAAAAAGGGTGAAAAGGCGCAGGCGAATAAGTATCGCAAGCGTCTCGGCATTGTGCCGTGGATCGAACTGCTCATCGGTTGCTACTTCGCGTGGACAGTCTGGTACGCGATCGGCAGCGAGAACTACTTCACAATTCCCTTCCTTCTTCTCTTCGTTCTCGGATACTGGACGACGGGTGCGTTGAGCCTGTTGCAGGGTCGGTTTGATCGTTTGAACGTGGGCCAGGAGATGCACGAGAAGCCTTATCCCATGGGGATCTAA